A window from Oncorhynchus masou masou isolate Uvic2021 unplaced genomic scaffold, UVic_Omas_1.1 unplaced_scaffold_799, whole genome shotgun sequence encodes these proteins:
- the LOC135537492 gene encoding zinc finger protein 239-like isoform X2, with protein sequence MASVKLEDCSQTLELNVNIKDEEEEEKIGTTVSHGDHVETFSTFREQQQEDHRAKRSHHCPHCEEIFPIISKLKLHLKIHTGENLYSCTDCGKRFTTSRALTLHQRVHTGEKPYSCSYCGESYSQQSNFKKHQRLHTGEKPYSCSDCGKCFTTSSELTVHQRTHTGEKPYICSDCGKSFSHLCNFKAHQRIHSGEKPYSCSDCGKSFSRLYTLKSHGRTHTGKKPYSCSDCRKSFSHQGSFKAHQRIHTGEKPYSCSDCGKSFSQQSNLKTHRRTHTGEKPYYCSDCGKSFSQESNLKTHQRKHKGEKPYICSVCGKSFSLQNQFKTHQCIHKGEKPRQFSQTS encoded by the exons atggcatcagtgaagctggaagactgcagtcaaacactggagctgaatgtcaacattaaagatgaagaagaggaggagaagattgggaCAACTGTTAGTCATG gagatcATGTTGAGACATTCTCTACATTCAGAGAGCAACAGCAGGAAGATCACAGAGCCAAGAGGTCTCACCACTGCCCACATTGTGAGGAGATTTTCCCAATTATATCAAAGCTAAAATTACACCTGAaaatacacactggagagaatCTGTATTCCTgtactgactgtgggaagagattcacAACATCAAGGGCTCTGACACTTCATCAGAGAgtgcacacaggagagaagccttactcctgctcgtACTGTGGGGAGAGTTACTCTCAACAGAGCAACTTCAAAAAACACCAACGtttacacacaggagagaagccttactcctgctctgactgtggaaaatgcttcacAACGTCATCTGAGCTaacagttcatcagagaacacacactggagaaaagccttacatctgttctgactgtgggaagagtttctcccACCTGTGTAACTTTAAAGCACACCAGCGTATACATTCAGGAgagaagccatactcctgctctgactgtgggaagagtttctcccGATTGTATACCTTAAAATCACATGGACGTACCCATACAGGAAagaagccttactcctgttcTGACTGTAGGAAGAGTTTTTCTCACCAGGGTAGCTTTAAAGCACAccaacgtatacatacaggagagaagccatactcctgctctgactgtgggaagagtttctctcAACAGAGCAACTTAAAAACACACCGacgtacacacacaggagagaagccttactactgctctgactgtgggaagagtttctctcAAGAGAGCAACTTAAAAACTCACCAACGTAAACAcaaaggagagaagccttacatcTGCTCtgtctgtggaaagagtttctctcTACAGAACCAATTTAAAACACACCAATGTATACATAAAGGAGAGAAGCCTCGTCAGTTTTCTCAGACCAGCTGA